One window of Paenibacillus sp. FSL K6-3182 genomic DNA carries:
- a CDS encoding WYL domain-containing protein, whose product MNPFEKIFNYQILSKLEGSGTFIMTAHERSWLKTMLEHPAAAAALSPETLIQMNTILEEDQSLDTGGLLHKAASREKQVYHSYIRPLRQAITNKNLLYISYKIKGGRTCTEQRGLPYKLEYSMVKREWYLLWYHINHRTLMSTKLDNVTGSSEQICPTEYYEQLIGIVQGLMKKRSMSANILVVPEYNGELSRILYAFSCFEKEVSYAADSNEYTIQLHFSSKDSEYVLSKTRFLGKRVRIIDGEHLRRRMLESATKSLARYAQFDEKFYLE is encoded by the coding sequence ATGAATCCTTTTGAGAAAATATTCAACTATCAGATTTTATCCAAGCTGGAAGGCTCCGGTACGTTCATCATGACTGCGCATGAGCGAAGTTGGCTGAAGACCATGCTTGAGCATCCCGCTGCTGCGGCTGCTTTGTCTCCAGAAACGCTTATTCAAATGAACACTATATTAGAAGAAGATCAATCCTTGGATACTGGCGGGCTTCTGCATAAGGCAGCTAGTAGAGAGAAGCAAGTCTATCATTCTTACATTCGTCCTCTTCGCCAAGCTATCACTAACAAAAACCTACTATATATAAGCTATAAAATTAAAGGAGGCCGCACCTGTACGGAGCAAAGGGGTCTTCCCTATAAGCTGGAATATTCGATGGTCAAACGGGAATGGTATCTTCTCTGGTACCATATCAATCATCGAACGCTGATGAGCACAAAGCTTGATAACGTGACGGGCAGCAGCGAGCAGATTTGTCCAACGGAATATTACGAGCAGCTAATTGGTATCGTTCAAGGCTTAATGAAAAAACGCAGCATGAGTGCGAATATTCTTGTTGTTCCCGAATACAACGGCGAGCTCTCGCGCATTTTGTATGCTTTTTCTTGCTTCGAGAAAGAAGTCAGTTACGCTGCCGACTCCAATGAATATACGATTCAATTGCACTTTTCAAGCAAGGACAGCGAATATGTTCTTTCCAAAACTCGCTTCCTCGGAAAGCGGGTTCGCATCATCGATGGCGAGCACCTGCGGCGCCGTATGCTCGAGTCTGCGACAAAATCCCTAGCACGATATGCACAATTTGACGAAAAATTTTATTTAGAATGA